GTCTCTACCATAAGCATCCTTGAATGTGGCGTTGGCAATATGTCCGTTCACTTGAATGTCTTGAATGAGAAAATATTCAATTACTTTTTCTTCATTGTCATCAACCAAAATTTCAACCTTACCTTTTTTTGTGGGTTCAGTTAACTTGGTTTTGAAAAATCCTGTGTTGCTATCAATGGTTGCTTTTCCAATCTCCTGTTCACTTTCATTTTTTATAATAGCTTCATATTTTGATTTTGGATTGAAATTTTGTTGATAGAAGCCGACCATTTCTTTACTGCCAATTCCCTTTTCAGAGGTTTTTCTTACTCCATGAAATGTAAGATAAGCGGTTCTATATTCTTTGATGCCCCAAATTCCTTTTTTCAAATTGTCGTGAATGAAATTGTCCTCAAAGAATCCTAAAGGGAATAACGGTTTAATTTCTAACGAACCATTTTTGAAAGCAGAGAGAAATTGCAAGTTCTCCTTTTGATAAAACTCTTGTGGAATTAGAGTATTGTTCTCCGTTACTAATGAATCAAATTTATTTTCTCTTCTACTTTTAAAAGGGTCAGCATTATTTGTCTTTATATCATGTGGAGAGATTGTCAGAGAGATTTCTTTACTATCAATGATTAGCTTTTTATCTGAAAGTATATCGTCAAAAATTTTCAGCATTATGGAATCCTTTCCACATCCTGTCCATTGATTTATAGAAAGTTTATCCCAAACTTTATTTGGTTTCCCATCTTTCCCTGCTCCGTCATACCAATGAATTTTATTACTTGGATAAAAATCAGGAATAGTTTTTAGATAAATAAAAAGCAACTTCTCATTGCTTCCATCGCTTTGAGTAATGAGGGTAAGTATGCTTGCATTTGGAAACTTAGTAGGCATATTATCTTCTTAAAAGTTCATGATTTATACTTTCTTCTTCAATCCATTTTTCAGGAATAAGACTCGTCAAAATTTCCTTTGCATTTTTCGGAAAAAGCGAATAGTCGATTTCGGTTTTCCATTCTCTAATCTTGGCCAATGTTTTAATTGGCTCTTGTGGAACAAGTATCTCAATTTTTGGGAAATATTTTCTTTTAATACTTTGGAAAATTTCAATTCCTCTGTTGTCCCAATCGCACAAATAATAAAATGGAATTTCAGGTTCAATAACATATTTTAATTTGGCGGTGTTTCTTCCTCCTGCATACCATAACTCTACATTATACAATCTTTCTTTTTTCATTTGATTGTCATTTTCACAAAGAATGATTGCCTTAGGAATTCTGCTCTTGCAATGCAGTATTTTTAAATACTGTTGGTCGTGTTCATCAATCGGCAATTCATTTAATTCTAAAACATTTAATACAGCATTATATAGCTTGCTTGCTCTCGTTAAATATTTTGCACTATCAAAGTAAAGCGTTGAAATCTCTTTTTGACTTTTATCTGAATCCAAAATTTGTTCTCTGTTTTGTTCTATTTTTAAAAGTGCGTCAAGTTCTGATTCTTCAAAATTTGTATCATTGAGACTATATCTTTCAAGGAGTCCAGAATAATTGATAAACTTTTCTTGCAAATTTTCAGAATAGAAACAGTCAAAAGAATCCGTTTTGGAGATTGTTTTTTTATTTACAGTAATTACATATTCCATTTCCAAAATCCTTTTACCCAAAGGAACGCCAAGCAACTCAGTTGATGTTTCTCCCTCTATATAAAGTTGATTAAGTTGTTTTAATGCCTTCCACTTCATTTTGTTCTTGTATATGTTTATCTAGTTCAACTTTTCTGAATTTCGTTTTAAAGAAACTCATTGGTGTATAGTTGCGGTCTTTGTCCTGCTTACCTTTAACAAGCATATGTAAATACCATTCATCATTGGTGTATGAGCCAAATGGTTTTGGAGTCATTGTCAATAACTGATATCCAAATTGTTTAGCTATGTCAGGAAAAATATTAAAATTAGTGTCGTCAATATTTGAAAGTTCTTCAATGATGATGAATTTTACTCCTTGATTTTTTTCTTGATGCTTTTGAACTATTGACAACCTTCCAATACAAAGAAGTGCTAAAGCTGTGTATGCTTGTCCGCCACTTCCAGTATTCTTTTTCCCTTTTTCATCTTCCATTCTAACCTTTAATGAGAAATAAAATTTTGGATTAAGAAGTTGAGATGTGTCAGCATTCACCGAACCATAAAACTTCTTCGCAATATTTCGTATCAGATTTTCAGGAGTATTTTCATTAGAAGGTAAATCTTCTGGAAGGGTAAACAAGTCAGCACCTTCTTTATGAACTCTGCCTCTTGCTTTCATCTTTTCAATCCAGTCAATATTTATGTCTTTACGTGGTTCAAATTCAACTTTAAATTGGAACGCATCACTAACTTTATTTTTCTCAAAGAAGAAGTTCAACCTTCGAACAGTATCCTCATGTGTTTTATATTGTTTTTCAACCAATCCAAAAACATTTGTAAGAATCTTTAATTGTAATTCTCCTAAAGTTAAGAGTTGTGTGTTAAGTTGATTAAGTTCTTTAGTCAAGCCGCTTAAACCTATTTTTCCACACAATACATTTTCTAATGTTTGATAGCTATAATAAGAAATGCCATTTCCATCATACAGTTCAGGATTTTTCTTTTCTGGTTTTGATTCATCAAATGTTGCAGCAACGGTCATGTATTCCTGCTGATACATTTTTTCTGAGCTGTCAAATTCCTCTTTGACTGTTATAACGGTATCTTCTGTTACATCGCCTAATGTTAGAAGTTTATCAAATTGTAAATCGGTTTGTTCTTCAAGATTTCGTTTTGCAATATTGAAATTAGATTCCGAAGATTCCTTAGCGACTTTCAAGGAATGAGTTTGACTTTTAGCATTATTGAATGCAGAAAGAGAATCATCTCGTTTTGTTTTTGTTATTCGTCTTATTCTTTCTGCTGCTCTAATATCTTTTTCTCTTTCATCTCTCATTTCAATAAGTTCTTCCTTGCGGATTTCCTTTACCTTTAAATCTGTTTTATCAACTGGTTCTTGCATTTCAGATTTTAACTCATTGATGTCGGTGAGTAAAGGTGTTAGAACTTTTGTATTTTCTTTTAATGAAGATTCAATTCTATCTGTTTTCTTAATGATGTCGGTAATTTTATCGTCCAACTCTCTAGCTTCTTCAGTAAGTGTTGTCAATTTTGAAAAAGAATCAAAATTATCTTCAATGAATTGAATATTTTCTTCCGTTAAAAGTTTATCTATTTCAAATTCATCAATTATTGAACGGTTAGTGTAAATGTCAATCAGTTCTTGATTTAATCCGATTTGTATAAGACCTGCATTTAATTCCCTGTTTTCACGAAGTTCTTTTTCATATACTAAAATTTCATTTCTGATAGCTTCTCTATCGCTTTCAATAGCCTTTTCTAATTTGTCTTTATCGTTGAATAGTTGTTTGGGAACTAATTCAAAATATTCTGAAACTTCGCCTAGAACAATCCAAATTCCGTTGCCATCACTTTCGTATGAATTTAGTAGTGCTTTGGGATTCAAAGAAAACTTGTTGCCTTTTTTTGCTTCAATCTTCTTTATGTAAATTTCTTTGAACGCCATTAAAACAGTTTCTTGTTCAATCGTCAATGCCGATTTCTGCTTAACAGCCCAATGAAAAATCGAATCGGTGTTTTTTCCTTCATACAAGGTTAATACCTCTTTCAACGTTTCAATTTTCTCCTGTAAGAATAAGTTACGCTGATTGTAGTATGCATATGCGGATTCGTAACCTTCAATCCACTTTGAAGTTTCAAACTTCTTATAATGAATGCTTGTTATTAATTGGTTTAATTTGAATTTTTGTTGTTTAATTTTTTCCTGCTTTTCAAAAGCCGACTTAATCAAATCAGGTGTTTTAAATTGTTCTATTACCGAAGAAAGATTTTCTAAACGTTTGTTGAACTCTTTATTTTTATCAAGTTGCAATTTAAGTTTCTCAATGTTTTGTTTTCCTGCTTCCGTTTGTTCATCTTCTAACTTGCTTCGTATTTCATTACAAATTTCCTTCTGCTCAATCATTTTAGTATACGATTCTCGGCATTGGGCTTCATAAGTTCCTTTTGCATTATTGTATTCATCAAATGCCTTGTTTTTTAACTTTTCATTTTCTTCAAACGCTTTTGTTGCTTCTTGCTTTTTCTTAAAAAGCAAATGTGCGTTTTTTGAAAAATAACCTTCTTTTGCTTTTACATAAGTTTCATGATTTCCTTTCAGGTGTTCTAAAAGTTTCTGTTTTCTTTCCCAAATTTTAATTTCTTGGTCTGCACGATGAAAATTTCGGATGTGCTGATTTAAAATTTCCTTCTGATTGTCAAAAGTTGTTTTTATGTCTTCATCATCTTCAAATAGAAAATTTTGCAAACTTCTTGAGTCTGTAATTTTCAGTGTTTTCGCTCTTGCAAATGACTGTAAGACCTTTGCAAATGATTTTAAGTTTGCTTCTTTCGTTAAGTCAAAAGGTAAAATATGATTTTTGAAAAGCAACTCAAAATATTCATTCAGCTGCTCTCTTTGAAAGAAGTCTTTTAAATAAATGTCATGCTTCTTTTTAAGGTTTCTTTTAAGTTCAGTTAAATCATAAATGTGTAAGTTCTCCGCAATGAAATCTTCTGAATTAAGAGGTTGTTCAAAAGGTTTAAGAGCAATTTTCTTGTCTTCAAAATCATCTCCTTTCTGAACAATGAAAGGTCTTACAGGAACTCTTGATGTTCTCGGAATGAAAACACCAATTGTTATAAATTTCCCTTTTGATTTTTCAATATTTAAAAAACAATAAGCGTGGCTTATCCAATCTCTTTCCAACGGAATTGTTTCAATTTTTCTATCGTCTTTATCTAAGCCCTCTGTTCCAGGCTTCCATTCATCCCTAAGGGGAATAAATATTAATTGCAACAAATCAGCAATAAGCGATTTGCCTAAGCCGTTGTTCCCCGTAAAATCAGTTCTGACATCATGCAACAAGTAGTCAGCATTTTCGTGCTGACGAACGCCTACGGTTGATATGGAATATATTTTAGGATAACTGCTCATTGTTCAAATACTCTTCAATTGATTCTAAATTGTCAATTACATCTCCATATAATCTGCTTATTCGTTCAATGCTTGGCAAAACTTCAAAATGGATTTCTTCCTGATTTTTGAAAACAATCCACCCCAATTTTTCAAAGTCAGAAAGGATTTTTCTCACTTTATCTTTTACATCTTGTTCTTCTCTTGGTGTGTAATTTTGTTTCACTTTGCTAAAGAGAATATTTTGCCAAAGTTCTTTGTGTTCACCTTCCTTAAAAATTTGTTCAAGTTCTTGCCAAGTAAATTCTTTCTGTTCAAAAAATCTCTCCTTGTATAGGTTTAAAAACAGAATAGCAAAAATCACTTTGTCATCTTCTAATTCTTTGCTTCGGTTTTCTTTCCCAAATTTTCCTTTTCCGTCATCTGGGAAATCTAAATAATAGAATTTACCGTTATCACTTTTATCACTTACTAAGTTCATTCCGAAGAATTGTTTGTAATAATCTTCAAGTCCTTTATCGTAAAATTCGTCTATGAAAGAAAATAAACGAATGTCCGTTCCAAAATCTTGAATGTGTCTCCCTTGCTTTAATGCAATGTCTGCATCTGCAAAGTATTTTGTTGCTTGTTCCGAATTTAAGAACGGATAGTTTGCATTTGCATTCTCCATAATGTTATGTCGTTTTTATTTTTTGTTACTTCTTCTTTTTGGATAGATATTGTTTTTTGGTCTGATTGATTATGTTCTTCAATTAAACCGAAGCATACCTGAATAGGCACTTCAAGATTATTTTCTTGTTCAATGATTTTGTCAAACCATTCGTCAAATTCAATTTTAACTCCCGATTCTATTTCAGTATTCATTTTATCTAACCATTTTGCAGTTGCTTCTTGAATTTCAAGCAATGCAAGACCTTTTCTTCTTTCAGATTGTTCGTGATGTTTGTCGTATTCTTGTTGTTGTGGTTCAGCTTTAGCATAAAACTGAAAATCAACTTTAGGTATTGCGATAAATTTTACAGGAATAAACGGCAAATATTTTCTTTGGAAAACATCAGGAAGCTTTATTTCTCCTTTTTCGTTTCTACTGTATTTAAGCATGAGCAAAAGCAATTTTTCAATTTTGATTTTAAAAAGTTGCTTATGTTTCAACGTGTCAAGTAAATTTCTTAGCCGTTTTGAAGCAAGTTGAATTTTATCGTTAATGACCATTATTCTTCTGTCAATACTGCCAAAAAAATATTCAACTTCATTTTGCATTCTTGAAAATTCATCAAATGTTTCTTCATCTGTTGCAAAATGTTCTTTTGCTGACTTTATTTTACTTAAAGTGTCATTCTTATAGTCAATGGTGTTTATTATGCCCGTTGTTTGCTTTTCAAGCAAGGTGAAAATTTCCATGTAAGAATTAATCTGCTCTTTTGGATTCTCGGTTTCGGTTTTAAGAAGTGTGCTTAGTTCGTTTATTCTGTCTGCAACTTCATTGTTCAATTTTTCGGTATGTGAGTATATTTCGTTTCGTGCAGGTTGAAAGTTATTTTTGAACCAATAACTAAAAGTTTCAATGTTAAGTAAATCTTCGTCAAGTAATGGTAAAGTCCTTTTGAACACATGAAATAACTCTAACTTTTTTATTTCAGGTTGGACTTCTTGAATAAGAAGTTTACAAAATTCCTTTGCAAAAACTGTTAAGTGAATTTGATATTTGTTTCCAACTCTTTCAGTAATGTAAAAATGATTACTTAGTTTTTTAGATAGGTTTTCTTTATTCTTGTCTGTTGTAATGTTTAAAAATTCCACAACATCGTCTATCGTATCATCAAGGTCTTTTTGACCGAAATCTTCATTAATGTACCCCTTTTCTATTTTTTGATGAAGCCAAACAATAAGCAATAAAGATTCCTTTTGCGGAATCAAGTCAGCATAGTTTTTATTAAGTGATATGATTAAATCTTTATCCATGTTCAGTTCACTAATATAAGTTTATTGCGGAATAGAGCAGAGGGAAAAAATGGCTCTTTTGCTTTTGCCGAAGGGTCGGCTAGTGGGGTCGGGGCAAAAGCAAATGTGCCATTTGTGCGATGGCAATAGAAATTCATTTTTTTTTGTGCGGTGGGGAAAAAATTAAAACACAGAAGGGTCGGCAATGAGTGTCGGCTTACTCGCTGTCCGTTTGTTATATCGTTTCTATGTCTTTGGTCACCTGTCAAAATGGTTTACTTTTTCTCGTTAATGTCTGTCGCTTTCTTGTTGTTGTGTCGTCCAATACGCTTGCTGGTAACGGTTTCGGGCTTTGCGTTCGGGCGGGTTTCGGAGCACAAAACTGTCATTAAGCACTGAACTTAAATAGAAGCACAAAGCTCTAAGTTTGCACGTCAGCCCGCCTGACGCAAAACCCGTGTTACCAGTAGTTTTTCTTCCGCTGTTCATTATTTCAAGTCGTCAACGATGTCCGCAAAGTCATACTCGTGAATAAGCATTATTGTGTGTCCTTCTTTTCGCATACTCAAAGCCTTTTCTACTTTTCGTCCATAGCAAGAAAAAGCCCAAGCTGGATTTCCATTATCGCCAACAATTAAATAGTCTGTCTTGCGTGTAACACTGTCTGTTGGAATGCCGCCAAGTTTTATAATGTCTTTCTGTAGTTCTTCTCTGTTGCCTCGTTTGAGAACGCCAGTTATGCAAAATGTCTTTCCTGGAAATGTCACATTAGGTTCGCTTGTGCAAAGTCCTGAAATACTAACGTCCGATGTCTCACTCTTAATTTGTTCGCCTGTTTCTTTGTCATGAAGTTTTACAAATTGGTTGAAATATGCTTTTAAAACTAATTTTTCTTCTTCGTCAACCTTGTGGTCGGAAACGATTGATAAAATTAAACTCCTTATTTCGTCATAGGGATAGTAAGTGTTTAAATGCTCGTTTTCTTGAAGCCAATTATGCAGGTCGAAAATTTCCTTTTCGTTTATTATCCCGTCTGATAAAATTCCATGACAAAGTCCTTGCAATGTTTGCAGGTCTGTTGTTACAGCGTTGTAGTAGTAGTTGTCATTTTCATATTTTTGGCATAACCAATACAAGTCTTCAATTGTTTCTTTAGGTGGAATTTTGTTCGAGATTGTCTGCTCGATAATATTCATAAATTCATTGAACGGATTTCGGTCAATAAGGTCATTGTGTGCAACAACCCATTTATGAAGTTCGTTAATTTCCTTTTCGTTTACGTTGCCGTCTAAGTTAATGCCAAGCAAAATCCCTTTCAAAGAACTTATTGCTTTGTCGGCTTGTGCTTTTGCGGTGTAAACTTTTAATGTCTGTTCGTCAAGGTTGCTCATTATTGTGTCGTCTTTTAAAATTACTGGTAACGGTTTGCAGCTACAAGAAGTTGGCGATTTCGGAGCACTAAACTGTCTGCCGCCACTGAACTTGATACGAAGCACAAAGCTTCATTTAACCACTGAACCGCCAATTTCTTGTAGGTGCTGTTATAGCCAGTTTTTCTTTTCATTTCGTGTCAATTTGAGTTCTTCTTCGTTTCCATTCTTTCCACATCAATTCGTATCCATCTCTGTCGTAGTTGTCGTCAGGCATTTGTTTTGGTTTACTAGTTTTGTAAAATTCTTCTACCCTGTCCACAAAGTTTATTATCTCATTTTTGTAGTCGTCTCTTGAAATCAAAATCTCTGCATTTGATTCCGTTGTCAACTGAATATTGTTGTCAATATGTTTTACCCAATAATTAATTCCTGTAAAACAACCTTGTATGTGAACGTCTGTACTATTTTCAAGATGGTCAATATGGTGTCCGCAACAAGGAATCAAATGTTCACCGACTAAATTTCCTGGGTTGTGATTGTTGTCAATTGTTCTTAATAAATGAACTGACATTGCACTTAATGTCCAGTGATTTTCTTTTTCTCTTCGGTCAACAATAATTTCATTACCAATTCTAACTTTCACTTGTCCGTGAGCACATAAGTCAATTTCTTCAGGGGTGTCTTCCAACCAATGAATGTCTAAAAGTTCTATTTCAAATTGTTTTTCTTTCATTTCGTTGTCGTCCTAAAATTGGCTATAACTCATAAATATGCGCAATAATACAATATTTATTTCAAATATCAACATACTAAGCAAACGGGAATATTCTCTTGATAAACAGGCAATCAGATTAAAACCAATATTGCGCATTTTGCATATTATCTTTTCAAAAAGATTGCGTAAGTTTGTATTTTGCTATACAAAATGCGCACTTTATTATGACCAACACCAAAAACTTTTTTAATAAACAGTGTTATTCTTTTGCACCAGGGCAACACCGTAAACAGGAAATTATCTGGATTATATTTCCGTATGATTTGAAACTCATTGATCACTTAAAAAAATTCTCAAAAGCAAAATGGAGCCATTCTAATAAAAAATGGTATGTGCCCGATAATACATTTTACCGAAAACTATTCGGAATAGACCGGGAATATTCAGGGAAAAGTGCTTTGATTAAAATTCATGAGGTCAATCTGCCTGCATTAAAGCGATTTAAAGAGCAGTTGCTGATGAAAGCTTATAGCCCCAATACTATTCGTACTTATGTCTCTGAATTTACGCAACTGCTTATAGCTATTAAATCATTTTCGGTTGATGAACTTAATGCTGAACGACTAAGGAGTTATTTCCTTTATTGTATAAAGAAGCTGCGACTGTCAGAAAATGCTTTGCACAGCAGAATGAATGCAGTTAAGTTTTATTTTGAACAGGTATTGAACAGAGAAAAATTTGTTATGCAGATTCCTCGTCCTAAAAAACCAAGCATACTACCAAAAGCCCTTTCAACCAATGATGTAAAAAAGATGTTGAGCAGTTTAGAAAATAAGAAGCATCAGTTGCTACTTAAAATGTGTTACGGAATGGGGCTTAGGGTGAGCGAACTGGTAAACCTTAAAATTACAGATATTGACAGCAACCGAATGCAGGTTTTGGTTCAGCAGGGTAAAGGCAAAAAAGACCGCTACGTAAATTTACCTGAAACAGTGTTAGAGCAATTAAGGGATTATTATTTAGTTTATAAACCAAAGAAATTTCTTTTTGAAGGACAATACGGGGGTCAGTATGCTGTTCGTTCGGTGCAGCAAGTGTTTAAAAATGCAATGAAAAATGCAAATATCAACAAGAAAATAGGTGTTCACAGTCTAAGACATTCCTATGCTACACATTTGATAGAGCAAGGAACAGATATCAGATTTGTACAGGAATTACTCGGTCATAAAGACATTAAAACCACTATGATTTATACCCAACTTACTGATCAAACAAAAAGAAAAATAAAAAGTCCGCTGGATAATTTATTTGGTTCAGAGTAAATTTTCCTTCTGCAACATCAATCAATTTACCAAAATCAACTTAGTGACGCAGGTGTTGTCGCCTTTTTAGTCTGTAACACAACGGCAGTCTGTCTAATAACTTCCTTTAGTTTTTGATAAACGCTGCTAAACTACTCATTTATTTCATTTCTAATCAACTTTAGAGAACCTTTCTCAAAAGTTGATTTACTTAAAGTGAAAAATATAATGTTGTGAAACGGCTTCAAATTGCTTGTTAGAGCTAAAAAATTACAGCCAAGTACTCTTAGGTACTTTTTGAGCAGGTTTGGGTCTAAAATATTGAAGATTCAGCGGTGGTTTAAATTTAGTAAACCAAATATATAAACTAACTATTAAATAATATGTTGTTAAGAATCAATGAGTTAATAAAGGGGGTGGTTTTTAGACAGTTTGGAGATTTTGTGCAGCTTTTTAATTCATTGGGGTATCCATTTCTTTTACAATCTCTTGTTTTACCCACTGTCTATTTTTTCGGCTCCATAGATATAAGTCTTGTAGCATGTCACCGGAGCTCATTATCGGCATTCTTTGTATTTTTTTTGTCTTGGGTTCATTATCAACATCAAATGTGTAGTAGGTTTCATACCAATAAAGACTTGCTCCGGGATTTAAGTCGGTCTCTGCTGATTCTACAGAGTTGTCTTTTCTAAATTTCAGTGTCGTAATCTCTTGGAAACTTAGTCTAACATTTTCAAACTGTATAATAACCACTCCCTGTCTATCATAAATCCTTATTATTTGTCTGTTATTTCTTGTTTTACCATAGGTAACAGAAATTTTTCCGTCTTTATATCTAACAGTACTAGAGTCGTCTTCTATTTTTCTTTGGGGTTTTGGGTTAACTAAAACCTTCTTTTTCTCCTTGGCTTGCGTATCGGTTTTAATCTGGTTTTCTTGTGTAGGTTGTGTTGTATAAACAGTATCAATTTGCGATGTTGTATTTTCCAGTTCTAAAATTACCTTTTGTAATGAATCTATTTTTGCTTTTGCAGAAAGGTCCGGCTCGTAGTAATGATTCTCTTGAAAACAAGAAACCAATAAAACAGAGCCTAATAACAGCAAAAAAACTTTCATAACTTTTCGATTTGCAAATATTAATCCGGTTTTAATAGGAAAAGTAAATATTGTGAAAAAGAGGTCCTTACGTGGTTTTCATATCGACAGATATGGATTGCTTGTTTGCACTATACATAATGCTGATTAACAATTATATGCAAAGGGTTCTATTTTATTTTGCCACATCTTTTCCCTCCGGTTTTTCTTTCCAAAACTTTCATTATTTTTGTACTCCAATCGCAGCTATGTATTAAGACTGTTAAAGGGATTAAGCGTAATTGAGCTTTTTAAAAACAGCCATACAGAATTGTCGGTAACAACTCTAAAATTATATTTAATTAATAAACACAATGAATGGATTTGAAGAACATCTGGAAACCCATGTAAAGAAAGAACGAGCAGCGGTTAACCTTGCAAGTAAAACAGGGCAGCTTCTTTATGACAAAGGTGTAGAACTTGTTTTTTTGAGAAACCACTTAGTAGATTTAACAATTTCAGAAATACTTAACTTACACGAATATGCTAGAAAAGTAATTGACAGACCTATTGACGTTTATATGTCGTCTTCATTAGCAGAGGCGCTGACCGAAATAGATTTAGCTCCTTCAAAAATTGATATCGGTAGATTGGCATATGAATTTTCTCAAAAGAAAGATACTTATAATGGAGACCAGTCCGCATTTTTGAAAGATACATTAAAAGACTTTATTGGACCCGATAAGTTTAAAATGATACCAAGAGATGTTGTATTATATGGGTTTGGACGTATAGGTCGTTTGGCAGCAAGAGAATTAATAAAACAAGCAGGAAAAGGACAGCAACTCAGATTGAGAGCCATTGTTACCCGCGATAAAGATCCTGAAATGCTCGAAAAACGTGCTGCTTTATTGAGAAGCGATTCTGTCCACGGTGCTTTTGACGGTACAATAAGTGTTGACAAAGAAAACAATGTGTTAATTATTAATGGTATGAGGGTTCAAATGATAAGTGCCAACAATCCTGAAGATATAGACTATACACAATACGGTATTCATGACGCACTTATTATTGATAACACCGGTGTGTTTAAAGATAAAGAAGCATTAAGCAGACATTTAAAATCAAAAGGTTCTTCTAAAGTAATCCTGACCGCACCCGGAAAAGGTGTTCCAAATGTTGTTTATGGAATAAATCAGGGAACATTAGACAGAGACAACGACCATATTTTCTCTGCCGCTTCTTGTACTACGAACGCAATCTCTCCTATTCTTAAAGTAATGGAAGACAATTTTGGTATTGTAAAAGGTCATATCGAAACAGTACACGCATACACCAATGACCAAAACTTATTGGACAATATGCATAAAAAACCAAGAAGAGGTCGTTCTGCTGCCATTAATATGGTAATCACTTCTACCG
The sequence above is drawn from the Bacteroidia bacterium genome and encodes:
- a CDS encoding chromosome partition protein MukE yields the protein MENANANYPFLNSEQATKYFADADIALKQGRHIQDFGTDIRLFSFIDEFYDKGLEDYYKQFFGMNLVSDKSDNGKFYYLDFPDDGKGKFGKENRSKELEDDKVIFAILFLNLYKERFFEQKEFTWQELEQIFKEGEHKELWQNILFSKVKQNYTPREEQDVKDKVRKILSDFEKLGWIVFKNQEEIHFEVLPSIERISRLYGDVIDNLESIEEYLNNEQLS
- a CDS encoding BRCT domain-containing protein; amino-acid sequence: MSNLDEQTLKVYTAKAQADKAISSLKGILLGINLDGNVNEKEINELHKWVVAHNDLIDRNPFNEFMNIIEQTISNKIPPKETIEDLYWLCQKYENDNYYYNAVTTDLQTLQGLCHGILSDGIINEKEIFDLHNWLQENEHLNTYYPYDEIRSLILSIVSDHKVDEEEKLVLKAYFNQFVKLHDKETGEQIKSETSDVSISGLCTSEPNVTFPGKTFCITGVLKRGNREELQKDIIKLGGIPTDSVTRKTDYLIVGDNGNPAWAFSCYGRKVEKALSMRKEGHTIMLIHEYDFADIVDDLK
- a CDS encoding site-specific integrase, encoding MTNTKNFFNKQCYSFAPGQHRKQEIIWIIFPYDLKLIDHLKKFSKAKWSHSNKKWYVPDNTFYRKLFGIDREYSGKSALIKIHEVNLPALKRFKEQLLMKAYSPNTIRTYVSEFTQLLIAIKSFSVDELNAERLRSYFLYCIKKLRLSENALHSRMNAVKFYFEQVLNREKFVMQIPRPKKPSILPKALSTNDVKKMLSSLENKKHQLLLKMCYGMGLRVSELVNLKITDIDSNRMQVLVQQGKGKKDRYVNLPETVLEQLRDYYLVYKPKKFLFEGQYGGQYAVRSVQQVFKNAMKNANINKKIGVHSLRHSYATHLIEQGTDIRFVQELLGHKDIKTTMIYTQLTDQTKRKIKSPLDNLFGSE
- a CDS encoding glyceraldehyde-3-phosphate dehydrogenase; the encoded protein is MNGFEEHLETHVKKERAAVNLASKTGQLLYDKGVELVFLRNHLVDLTISEILNLHEYARKVIDRPIDVYMSSSLAEALTEIDLAPSKIDIGRLAYEFSQKKDTYNGDQSAFLKDTLKDFIGPDKFKMIPRDVVLYGFGRIGRLAARELIKQAGKGQQLRLRAIVTRDKDPEMLEKRAALLRSDSVHGAFDGTISVDKENNVLIINGMRVQMISANNPEDIDYTQYGIHDALIIDNTGVFKDKEALSRHLKSKGSSKVILTAPGKGVPNVVYGINQGTLDRDNDHIFSAASCTTNAISPILKVMEDNFGIVKGHIETVHAYTNDQNLLDNMHKKPRRGRSAAINMVITSTGAGSAVTKVIPSLENKLTANAVRVPTPNGSLAILSLELNKEVTLDSVNEAVRNEALNGKLINQIFYSVDPELVSNDIIGNTCCSVFDSQATIISKDNKNVVLYTWYDNEFGYTKQVIRLAKFVAKVQRLIYY